Below is a genomic region from Trichoderma asperellum chromosome 2, complete sequence.
CGTGGAGCAATAGGAACATGGCCACcaagagatgcagatgcaccACCAGAAACATCCGATTGTGCACCTGAACCACGTAGCGGCACGTGCTCACAGCCACGGAGCGCAATAACAGGCTTGTCGtctccatcctcgccaaAGGCAAACACATCACTCGCCATcttgtcgccgccgccgccgagctTGTAGGTGCGCGAGAAGCCATGGTACTTGCTACCCGGGGTCGAATCAAACTTGGTCGAGACATAGATGGACGCCGTGGATACGGGCATTCGTGCCGTGAAGTCCTCGCCATACCACGCACTCGAGGTTAAGAGATGCACGAAAACGTCTAGGACAGATGGATGAATTAGATGTGGAGGCT
It encodes:
- a CDS encoding uncharacterized protein (antiSMASH:Cluster_2.7~EggNog:ENOG41), with the translated sequence MPVSTASIYVSTKFDSTPGSKYHGFSRTYKLGGGGDKMASDVFAFGEDGDDKPVIALRGCEHVPLRGSGAQSDVSGGASASLGGHVPIAPRLALDVTMIDATQIQQILQDDPNLATSLGKYVTLLAHKYPALDILESNSSANSLLTRALLGVERRFISVSSR